Proteins from a genomic interval of Chryseobacterium indologenes:
- the ilvD gene encoding dihydroxy-acid dehydratase: MLNKYSKTFTQNNEQPAAKAMLYGIGFSEEDMQKAQVGIASMGYDGNTCNMHLNDLAKVVKKGTWNHGLAGLIFNTIGVSDGMSNGTDGMRYSLVSRDVIADSIEAICGAQYYDGVIALPGCDKNMPGTLIAMGRLNRPSIMVYGGTIAPGCYKGESLNIVSAFEALGKKIAGEITDEDFEGVIKNSCPGAGACGGMYTANTMASAIEALGMSLPYSSSNPALSKEKKEECLEAGKYLKILLEKDIKPSDIMTRKAFENALRLIVILGGSTNAVLHFIAMAKSVGVSVTQDDFQKMSDCTPVLADLKPSGKYLMQDLHDHGGTPAVMKYLLKEGLLHGDCLTVTGKTIAENLENVPDLDFSQQKIIRPLSQPVKETGHLRILYGNLAEKGSVAKITGKEGERFTGKARVFDGEKNLIQGIGDGTVQHGDVIVIRHEGPKGAPGMPEMLKPTSALIGAGFGNSVALITDGRFSGGTHGFVVGHITPEAHEGGLIAFVEDNDLIEIDAVNNTIQLKVSEEEIAKRREGWQKPELKVKKGLLYKYALTVSSAAEGCVTDEIM; the protein is encoded by the coding sequence ATGTTGAATAAATATTCAAAAACATTCACCCAAAATAATGAGCAGCCTGCTGCAAAAGCGATGTTGTATGGAATAGGCTTTTCAGAGGAAGATATGCAGAAGGCCCAGGTTGGCATTGCAAGTATGGGATATGACGGAAATACCTGCAATATGCATTTAAATGATCTGGCAAAAGTAGTCAAAAAAGGAACCTGGAATCATGGTCTTGCTGGATTGATTTTTAATACAATCGGCGTAAGTGACGGAATGAGTAACGGCACAGACGGAATGCGCTACTCACTGGTCAGCAGAGATGTCATTGCAGACAGTATAGAAGCAATTTGTGGAGCCCAGTATTATGATGGCGTCATTGCCTTACCGGGATGTGACAAAAATATGCCGGGCACGCTCATAGCGATGGGAAGACTCAACAGACCTTCGATCATGGTCTATGGAGGAACAATCGCTCCGGGCTGTTATAAAGGAGAATCATTGAATATAGTTTCAGCATTTGAAGCGCTGGGAAAAAAAATTGCAGGGGAGATCACGGATGAAGATTTTGAAGGAGTAATTAAAAACTCGTGTCCGGGAGCAGGAGCTTGCGGAGGAATGTATACAGCCAATACCATGGCTTCGGCCATAGAAGCACTGGGAATGAGCCTTCCGTACTCATCTTCAAACCCTGCCTTAAGTAAGGAAAAGAAAGAAGAATGTCTGGAGGCAGGAAAATATCTTAAAATATTATTAGAAAAAGATATTAAACCTTCCGATATCATGACCCGAAAGGCTTTTGAAAATGCGCTTCGCTTAATTGTAATTCTTGGTGGAAGTACAAATGCCGTTTTACATTTTATTGCTATGGCTAAAAGTGTCGGAGTATCCGTTACCCAGGATGATTTTCAGAAAATGAGCGATTGTACACCCGTTCTGGCAGATCTCAAACCAAGCGGAAAATATCTGATGCAGGATTTGCATGACCACGGAGGTACGCCGGCTGTCATGAAATATCTCCTGAAGGAAGGATTACTGCATGGAGACTGCCTTACCGTCACCGGAAAAACAATAGCAGAAAATCTGGAAAATGTTCCTGATCTTGATTTTAGTCAGCAAAAAATTATAAGACCGCTTTCTCAACCTGTAAAAGAAACAGGACATCTCAGAATTTTATACGGAAATCTTGCAGAAAAGGGAAGTGTTGCAAAAATAACAGGGAAGGAAGGTGAGCGGTTCACCGGAAAAGCAAGGGTCTTTGACGGAGAAAAGAATCTGATCCAGGGTATTGGAGACGGAACAGTACAACATGGAGACGTGATTGTAATAAGGCATGAAGGCCCGAAAGGAGCTCCCGGAATGCCCGAAATGCTGAAACCAACAAGCGCACTGATCGGAGCCGGATTTGGAAACAGCGTAGCACTTATTACCGATGGCAGATTCAGTGGAGGAACCCACGGTTTTGTAGTGGGTCATATTACTCCTGAAGCCCATGAAGGCGGATTGATTGCTTTCGTAGAGGACAATGATCTTATTGAAATCGATGCCGTAAACAATACGATACAACTGAAAGTTTCAGAAGAAGAAATCGCTAAAAGAAGGGAAGGATGGCAAAAGCCTGAATTAAAAGTAAAAAAAGGACTGTTGTATAAATATGCTCTCACTGTATCATCAGCAGCTGAAGGTTGTGTAACAGACGAAATCATGTAA
- a CDS encoding M20/M25/M40 family metallo-hydrolase, producing the protein MNKNYIFSVLSLVLFSIGNAQNYKKPLVSAIKETDLRKDMYELAADQFWGREAGTLDELKVSMWLADKAKEAGMKPAGDHGTFFQFFEMYRHQITPQSSLKVGDKNLKLWKDFLVAEPVNTAFDAEIVYARNTEPEGLSALNIKGKVLAVNASDKNIDKDMTLFVRRYPGFVRNKYYNKAYELGARAIVFITDDISEKSWVEVLPQMTRGSYGVEGLREKITQNIPVLWIKRENADWVKSNPKVSLNLVTETYKYPSVNIIGKIEGTDPVLKDEYVLLSGHQDHDGIRHPVKNDTIYNGADDNASTCVAMLAMARAYKKQPGKRSILFVFHGAEERGLLGSRWHVAHPVVPKEKIVAVLNGDMIGRNDNNEAALLGGNAPHKNSEELVKMAEEANNESTKFNYLKDWDSPNHAEYFYFRSDHLPYAKAGIPAIFFTSVLHDQYHTPQDESENINYKKLYKMTEWMYRTSWKVANETGRPKVITNFSLER; encoded by the coding sequence ATGAATAAAAACTATATTTTTTCTGTACTGAGCTTAGTTTTATTCAGTATCGGAAATGCCCAGAATTACAAAAAGCCTCTGGTGTCGGCCATCAAAGAAACCGATCTCAGAAAGGATATGTATGAACTGGCTGCAGATCAGTTCTGGGGCCGTGAAGCAGGAACTTTAGATGAATTGAAAGTATCGATGTGGCTCGCAGATAAAGCTAAAGAAGCAGGAATGAAGCCCGCCGGTGATCATGGAACTTTCTTTCAGTTTTTTGAAATGTACAGGCATCAGATCACGCCTCAAAGCAGTCTGAAGGTTGGTGATAAAAACCTGAAATTATGGAAAGATTTTCTGGTTGCGGAACCAGTAAATACGGCTTTTGATGCTGAAATTGTCTATGCCAGAAATACAGAACCCGAAGGCCTTTCCGCATTGAACATTAAAGGGAAAGTACTTGCCGTTAACGCTTCCGATAAAAATATAGATAAGGATATGACCCTTTTTGTAAGAAGATATCCCGGATTTGTGCGAAACAAGTATTATAACAAAGCCTATGAACTGGGAGCCAGGGCAATTGTCTTCATTACCGACGATATCTCTGAAAAAAGCTGGGTCGAAGTTCTTCCTCAAATGACAAGAGGCAGCTATGGGGTGGAAGGTTTACGGGAAAAAATAACCCAGAATATCCCTGTTCTATGGATCAAAAGAGAAAATGCAGATTGGGTAAAAAGCAATCCTAAGGTTTCCCTGAATCTCGTTACGGAAACTTACAAATATCCTTCGGTCAATATCATCGGAAAAATAGAAGGTACAGATCCCGTTCTTAAGGATGAATATGTTTTATTAAGCGGACACCAGGATCACGACGGGATCAGACATCCAGTGAAAAATGACACCATCTACAACGGAGCTGATGACAATGCCAGTACCTGTGTTGCCATGCTCGCTATGGCCAGAGCCTACAAAAAGCAACCGGGAAAAAGAAGTATTCTGTTTGTGTTCCACGGTGCTGAAGAAAGAGGTCTGCTGGGATCGAGATGGCATGTAGCCCACCCTGTTGTTCCGAAAGAAAAAATTGTAGCCGTCCTGAATGGGGATATGATCGGAAGAAATGATAATAATGAAGCAGCTTTACTGGGTGGAAACGCGCCTCATAAAAATTCTGAAGAATTGGTAAAAATGGCTGAAGAGGCTAATAATGAAAGTACAAAATTCAACTATTTAAAAGATTGGGACTCCCCGAATCATGCGGAATATTTTTACTTCAGAAGTGATCATCTTCCTTATGCTAAAGCCGGAATTCCTGCTATCTTCTTTACCAGTGTGCTACATGATCAGTACCATACTCCACAGGATGAATCTGAAAACATCAATTATAAAAAGCTCTATAAAATGACTGAATGGATGTACAGAACATCCTGGAAAGTAGCTAATGAGACCGGACGTCCGAAGGTTATTACTAACTTTTCGCTTGAACGATAA
- the ilvB gene encoding biosynthetic-type acetolactate synthase large subunit: MTNWNLSTEKELSGSRIILEAFLQEGVKTIFGYPGGAIIPIYDALYDYKDKLEHILVRHEQAAVHAAQGLARVSGEVGVVMATSGPGATNLITGLADALLDNTPVVCITGQVFEHLLGTDAFQEIDVMNISSPVTKWNYQVTDARELPEVLAKAFYIAKSGRPGPVLIDVTKNAQLQTVEYQGYTPCDSLRSYKPDPVPDSESIEKAAALINAAKKPFVIAGQGILLGKAEKEFLQFVEKSGIPVAWTVLGMSAVPTDHPQAVGMVGMHGNYGPNVLSNECDVLVAVGMRFDDRVTGRLDQYAKQAKIIHFDIDKAEINKNVKADVPVLGNCKHTLPLLTELIQNRAHQDWHTKFKDCHEVESINLIQDELYPREGEITMGEVIRCLNEMTAGEAIIVTDVGQHQMAACRYSSFKYSRTNVTSGGLGTMGFCLPAAIGASYAAKGRPVIAIMGDGGAQMNIQELGTIMQYHPEVKILILNNCYLGMVRQWQELFHEERYSSVDIQSPDFVQVAKGYHIQGKRISQREDLENGLREMLHHHGTFLLEVMTGKKHNVFPMIPQGKSVSEIVLSNKF, translated from the coding sequence ATGACGAATTGGAATTTATCAACAGAAAAAGAGCTTAGCGGCAGTCGGATCATTCTTGAAGCTTTTCTTCAGGAAGGGGTGAAGACCATTTTCGGATATCCCGGAGGAGCTATCATTCCTATTTATGATGCCCTCTACGACTATAAAGATAAGCTTGAGCACATTCTGGTACGACACGAGCAGGCCGCAGTACACGCGGCGCAGGGGCTGGCAAGGGTTTCGGGAGAAGTCGGTGTGGTAATGGCAACCAGTGGCCCAGGTGCTACAAATCTGATAACAGGACTGGCAGATGCCTTACTCGATAATACACCAGTAGTCTGCATTACAGGACAGGTTTTCGAACACCTTCTGGGAACGGATGCTTTTCAGGAAATAGATGTGATGAATATCAGCAGCCCTGTGACCAAATGGAATTACCAGGTCACTGATGCCCGTGAGCTTCCGGAAGTCTTGGCCAAAGCATTTTATATTGCCAAATCAGGACGTCCGGGCCCGGTTTTAATTGATGTCACTAAAAACGCTCAGCTGCAAACTGTTGAATACCAGGGATACACTCCTTGTGATTCTTTGAGAAGTTATAAGCCTGATCCGGTTCCGGATTCGGAAAGCATCGAAAAAGCCGCAGCTTTGATTAATGCCGCAAAGAAGCCGTTTGTAATTGCTGGTCAGGGAATTCTGTTGGGAAAAGCTGAAAAAGAATTCCTTCAGTTCGTCGAGAAATCAGGAATTCCGGTTGCCTGGACGGTGTTGGGAATGAGTGCTGTTCCCACTGATCATCCTCAGGCTGTAGGAATGGTGGGGATGCATGGAAACTATGGACCCAATGTCCTTTCTAATGAATGTGATGTATTGGTTGCCGTAGGAATGCGTTTTGACGACAGGGTTACAGGAAGGCTCGATCAATACGCCAAACAGGCAAAAATTATTCATTTTGATATTGATAAAGCTGAAATTAATAAAAATGTAAAAGCAGATGTACCGGTTCTTGGCAATTGTAAACATACGCTCCCTCTTCTTACTGAGTTGATCCAAAATAGAGCACATCAGGATTGGCATACAAAATTTAAAGATTGCCATGAAGTGGAAAGTATTAATCTGATTCAGGATGAATTGTACCCTCGGGAAGGAGAAATTACGATGGGGGAAGTGATCAGGTGTCTCAACGAAATGACTGCAGGAGAAGCAATTATTGTCACAGATGTAGGACAACATCAGATGGCTGCCTGCCGATACTCAAGTTTTAAGTATTCCCGTACCAATGTCACAAGCGGGGGATTGGGAACAATGGGATTTTGTCTTCCGGCAGCAATTGGGGCCAGCTATGCAGCAAAAGGTCGCCCGGTGATAGCGATCATGGGAGATGGAGGTGCGCAGATGAATATCCAGGAGCTGGGAACAATCATGCAATATCATCCGGAGGTGAAAATTTTAATCCTGAATAATTGCTATCTCGGTATGGTAAGACAGTGGCAGGAATTATTTCATGAAGAAAGATACTCTTCAGTAGATATTCAGAGTCCAGATTTTGTACAGGTCGCCAAAGGATATCATATTCAGGGAAAGAGAATTTCCCAAAGAGAAGATCTGGAAAACGGACTTCGTGAAATGCTTCATCACCACGGAACTTTTCTCCTTGAAGTCATGACAGGGAAAAAGCATAATGTATTTCCTATGATTCCCCAGGGAAAAAGTGTCTCAGAAATTGTATTGAGTAACAAATTTTAA
- the ilvA gene encoding threonine ammonia-lyase yields the protein MMKEEISSSVLEKVCNAEERLKNVIVKTPLAVNVNLSFLYQANIMFKREDLQRVRSYKIRGAYNKMAGMSPESLAKGVVCASAGNHAQGVAFACHTMKVKGTIFMPLPTPGQKLEQVRMFGGEYIDVVLYGDTFDEAKDAALRFCKDHDGVFIHPFDDPAIIEGQATVALEILDQSEHSVDYLFVPVGGGGLAAGICSVFRELSPKTKIIGVEPSAAASMKKAMEKGKPVLLEKISRFVDGAAVQQVGNLTFERCKDVLHQMATVDEGLVCQTILSLYNKDAIVVEPAGALSVAALEKYKDELKGKNVVCVISGSNNDITRMEEIKEKALLYAGLKHYFLVRFPQRPGALKTFVMDVLGPDDDITYFEYTQKNSKEKGIAVVGIALKQNGDFTPLIHKMKKYDFFVNYLNNDPSLMNLLI from the coding sequence ATGATGAAGGAAGAAATAAGCTCCTCCGTTTTGGAGAAGGTCTGCAATGCGGAGGAGCGTCTTAAGAATGTTATTGTAAAGACCCCTCTGGCAGTAAATGTAAACCTGTCATTTCTCTATCAGGCCAATATCATGTTTAAAAGAGAAGATCTTCAGCGGGTAAGGTCTTATAAAATCAGAGGAGCTTACAATAAAATGGCTGGTATGTCTCCTGAAAGCCTGGCCAAAGGAGTGGTATGTGCGAGTGCAGGGAATCATGCCCAGGGAGTGGCGTTTGCCTGCCATACGATGAAAGTGAAAGGAACGATCTTCATGCCTTTACCGACACCGGGACAAAAACTGGAGCAGGTAAGGATGTTTGGCGGTGAATATATTGACGTTGTTCTTTACGGAGATACTTTCGATGAGGCTAAAGATGCTGCGTTGAGGTTTTGTAAAGATCACGATGGTGTATTTATTCATCCCTTTGATGATCCTGCGATTATTGAAGGTCAGGCAACAGTGGCACTGGAAATTCTTGACCAATCGGAGCATTCTGTAGATTATCTTTTCGTACCGGTAGGTGGAGGAGGGCTGGCAGCAGGAATTTGCTCCGTCTTCCGGGAGTTGTCCCCTAAAACAAAAATTATTGGCGTAGAACCTTCTGCCGCTGCCAGTATGAAAAAGGCAATGGAAAAAGGTAAACCGGTATTGCTGGAGAAGATCAGCCGTTTTGTTGATGGAGCCGCGGTACAGCAAGTGGGAAACCTTACTTTCGAACGGTGCAAAGATGTACTGCACCAAATGGCTACTGTAGATGAAGGATTGGTCTGCCAAACTATTTTGTCCTTATATAATAAGGATGCCATCGTCGTTGAACCTGCGGGAGCGCTTTCTGTTGCCGCATTGGAAAAGTATAAAGATGAATTAAAAGGTAAAAATGTAGTATGTGTGATCAGTGGAAGCAATAATGATATCACCCGTATGGAGGAAATTAAAGAAAAAGCTCTTTTGTATGCAGGATTGAAGCATTATTTTCTGGTCAGGTTTCCGCAGCGTCCGGGAGCACTCAAAACTTTTGTAATGGATGTACTGGGGCCTGATGATGATATCACCTATTTTGAATACACCCAGAAAAACTCAAAAGAAAAAGGAATAGCTGTCGTAGGAATCGCTTTGAAACAAAACGGAGATTTTACACCATTGATCCATAAAATGAAAAAGTACGATTTCTTTGTCAATTATCTGAACAATGACCCGTCTCTGATGAACCTTCTTATTTGA
- a CDS encoding acetolactate synthase small subunit gives MKTEHKEYTITAYTEDYFGLISRINAIFSRRRISIQTFHVGPSETETVKKFIIVIRETEESVQKITRQMEKQVDVLEVHYHKNPHFTAMEYAS, from the coding sequence ATGAAAACAGAACATAAAGAATATACCATCACAGCCTATACAGAAGATTATTTCGGATTGATCAGTCGTATCAATGCTATCTTTTCAAGAAGAAGGATTTCCATACAGACCTTTCATGTAGGACCTTCAGAAACAGAAACGGTGAAAAAGTTCATCATCGTCATCAGAGAAACTGAAGAATCTGTTCAGAAGATTACCCGTCAGATGGAAAAACAGGTCGATGTACTGGAAGTGCATTATCACAAAAATCCACATTTCACAGCAATGGAATATGCCAGCTGA
- the ilvC gene encoding ketol-acid reductoisomerase, translating to MAKLNFGGVEENVVTREEFPLQKAQETLKDEVVAVIGYGVQGPGQALNQKDNGINVIVGQRKNSKSWDKAVADGFVPGETLFEIEEALQKGTIICYLLSDAAQIEYWPKVKQHLTPGKALYFSHGFGITFNERTGIIPPADVDVFLVAPKGSGTSLRRMFLQDRGLNSSFAVYQDATGKARERVTALGIAIGSGYLFETDFKKEVYSDLAGERGTLMGAVQGIFAAQYDVLRKNGHSPSEAFNETVEELTQSLMPLVAENGMDWMYANCSTTAQRGALDWWKRFRDATSPLFEELYDNVAKGNEAQRSIDSNSKPDYREKLEVELTELRDSEMWQAGKTVRSLRPENN from the coding sequence ATGGCAAAATTGAATTTTGGAGGAGTTGAAGAAAACGTAGTAACAAGAGAAGAGTTTCCATTACAAAAAGCCCAGGAGACCTTAAAAGATGAAGTGGTAGCCGTAATCGGATATGGAGTACAGGGACCGGGCCAGGCATTAAATCAGAAAGATAACGGAATTAATGTCATTGTAGGACAGCGTAAAAATTCAAAATCATGGGATAAAGCAGTAGCAGACGGATTCGTACCGGGAGAAACCCTGTTCGAAATTGAAGAAGCTTTACAAAAAGGAACCATTATCTGCTATCTTTTAAGTGATGCAGCACAAATTGAATACTGGCCAAAAGTAAAACAGCACCTTACACCTGGCAAAGCGTTATATTTCTCTCACGGTTTCGGAATTACATTCAATGAACGTACGGGAATCATTCCTCCTGCTGATGTTGATGTTTTTCTGGTAGCTCCTAAAGGTTCAGGAACTTCTTTGAGAAGAATGTTTCTTCAGGACAGAGGTTTGAACAGCAGTTTTGCCGTATATCAGGATGCCACAGGAAAAGCAAGGGAAAGAGTAACCGCTTTGGGGATTGCCATCGGAAGCGGATATTTATTTGAAACAGATTTTAAAAAAGAAGTATACAGCGACCTTGCAGGAGAAAGAGGAACATTGATGGGAGCTGTACAAGGAATATTTGCTGCCCAGTATGATGTGTTGAGAAAAAATGGACACAGTCCGTCAGAAGCATTTAACGAAACGGTAGAAGAACTTACCCAGTCTTTAATGCCATTGGTAGCGGAAAACGGAATGGACTGGATGTATGCGAATTGCAGTACAACCGCTCAGAGAGGAGCATTAGACTGGTGGAAACGCTTCAGAGACGCCACATCCCCTTTATTCGAGGAGCTATACGATAATGTTGCCAAAGGAAATGAAGCCCAAAGATCTATAGATAGCAACAGCAAACCTGACTACAGAGAAAAACTGGAAGTCGAATTGACCGAGCTTAGAGACAGTGAAATGTGGCAGGCCGGAAAAACGGTCCGCAGCCTGCGACCGGAAAACAATTAA